One genomic segment of Gammaproteobacteria bacterium includes these proteins:
- a CDS encoding type II secretion system F family protein translates to MAEKTSDTKTKTQDTFLWEGTDKRGNRAKGEVRGISLTLAKAELRRQGVNVLKINRKSKPLLGGARKKKIGPKDISIFSRQMATMMSSGVPLVQSFEIIGRGHENPAMMELILQIKADVEGGNSLAEALAKHPQYFDALYVNLVNAGEQAGILETLLNKIAIYKEKVEAIKGKIKKALFYPAAVVTAAIIVSFILLYFVIPQFAALFQGFGADLPAMTLAVVAMSNFVIKWWYLIIGAFVGAGYAFIEAKKRSQPFNDFLDRSILKAPIFGEIIRKATIARFARTLSTMFAAGVPLVEAMATVAGAAGNIVYANAILRMRDEISTGTTLTQSMRQTGLFPNMVVQLVAIGEEAGSLDAMLAKVADFYEEEVDNAVDGLSSLMEPLIMAFLGVIIGGMVVAMYLPIFKMGQVVG, encoded by the coding sequence ATGGCGGAAAAAACATCAGACACCAAAACCAAGACCCAAGATACTTTTCTTTGGGAAGGCACTGACAAACGCGGCAACCGCGCCAAGGGCGAAGTGCGTGGTATATCGCTCACCCTGGCCAAGGCCGAACTTCGGCGCCAGGGTGTCAATGTGCTCAAAATCAACAGGAAGTCCAAACCGCTGCTGGGGGGTGCTAGGAAAAAGAAAATCGGACCCAAAGACATTTCCATTTTCAGTCGCCAGATGGCCACCATGATGAGTTCCGGTGTACCACTTGTACAATCATTTGAGATTATCGGTCGTGGCCATGAGAACCCGGCGATGATGGAGCTCATCCTCCAGATCAAGGCGGATGTCGAAGGCGGCAACTCGCTGGCCGAAGCCCTGGCCAAACATCCGCAGTATTTCGATGCCCTTTACGTCAATCTAGTGAATGCGGGTGAGCAAGCCGGTATCTTGGAGACATTGCTCAACAAGATTGCCATCTACAAGGAAAAGGTCGAAGCCATCAAGGGCAAAATCAAGAAAGCTCTGTTTTATCCCGCCGCCGTTGTAACTGCCGCTATTATCGTTTCTTTCATCTTACTTTATTTTGTCATTCCGCAATTTGCTGCCCTGTTCCAGGGCTTTGGCGCAGATCTACCGGCAATGACCCTGGCCGTGGTCGCCATGTCCAATTTCGTGATCAAGTGGTGGTATCTGATCATTGGCGCATTTGTCGGGGCTGGCTATGCCTTTATCGAAGCCAAAAAACGATCTCAACCCTTTAACGATTTTCTTGATCGATCAATTTTGAAGGCTCCAATTTTTGGCGAAATTATTCGCAAAGCCACCATTGCCCGTTTTGCCCGCACTCTGTCTACCATGTTTGCTGCTGGTGTACCCTTGGTAGAAGCCATGGCGACCGTCGCTGGCGCAGCTGGGAATATTGTTTATGCCAATGCCATCCTGCGTATGCGCGATGAAATTTCCACCGGTACCACCTTGACCCAATCCATGCGCCAGACCGGCCTCTTTCCCAATATGGTGGTGCAATTGGTGGCCATCGGCGAAGAGGCCGGCTCATTGGACGCCATGCTGGCCAAAGTTGCTGACTTTTACGAGGAAGAGGTTGATAATGCGGTCGATGGCCTCAGTAGCCTGATGGAACCCTTGATCATGGCCTTTCTCGGCGTGATTATCGGCGGCATGGTGGTGGCGATGTACCTGCCTATCTTCAAGATGGGTCAAGTGGTCGGATAA
- a CDS encoding Nudix family hydrolase, which produces MDFLHVAAAVIVDDQGRVLIAQRPLDKHQGGLWEFPGGKVEPGEEVLAALDRELQEEVGINIEQARPLIRVQHRYPERAVLLDVWRVDRFRGRPEGREGQAIAWLTPEELPSRAFPAANVPIIAAARLPDRYLITPEPGDIPAFLDQLQQAIPRHSLRLVQLRAKSLAPAEYRNLASKVIELCHAQNVKLLLNAEPGWVEELGADGVHLTAERLRQWHQRPLPSNYWVAASCHNAQELLHAASIGVDFAVLGPVQTTASHPEITPLGWNQFRSLVDAVPMPVYALGGLHVEDLKTAFNYGAQGIAAIRGLWG; this is translated from the coding sequence GTGGACTTTTTACACGTTGCAGCAGCGGTCATTGTCGACGATCAGGGCCGGGTCCTGATTGCCCAGCGGCCGCTGGATAAGCACCAGGGCGGCTTGTGGGAGTTCCCGGGGGGCAAGGTGGAGCCGGGGGAAGAGGTGCTGGCGGCGCTGGATCGCGAGCTACAGGAAGAAGTGGGAATCAACATCGAACAGGCTCGGCCCTTGATCCGGGTGCAGCATCGGTATCCCGAACGGGCCGTGCTGCTCGATGTCTGGCGCGTGGACCGGTTTCGTGGCCGCCCAGAAGGCCGCGAAGGGCAGGCGATTGCATGGCTGACGCCTGAAGAATTGCCCAGCCGCGCCTTTCCCGCCGCCAATGTGCCGATTATCGCCGCCGCCCGATTGCCGGATCGCTATTTGATCACGCCAGAGCCGGGCGATATTCCGGCATTCCTCGATCAATTACAGCAGGCCATTCCCCGGCACTCATTGCGGCTGGTACAACTACGGGCCAAATCGCTGGCGCCAGCGGAGTACCGCAATTTGGCGTCCAAGGTGATCGAGTTATGTCATGCTCAGAACGTAAAGCTATTGCTCAACGCCGAACCGGGATGGGTGGAAGAACTGGGTGCTGATGGTGTGCATCTAACGGCTGAACGATTGCGGCAATGGCATCAACGGCCCTTGCCATCCAATTATTGGGTGGCCGCGTCTTGTCACAATGCGCAAGAGTTGCTACATGCCGCGAGCATAGGTGTAGATTTCGCCGTGTTAGGACCAGTGCAAACCACCGCCAGCCACCCCGAAATAACGCCGCTGGGTTGGAATCAATTTCGCAGCCTCGTCGATGCTGTGCCGATGCCGGTCTATGCGCTCGGTGGTCTGCATGTGGAAGATTTAAAAACCGCCTTTAATTACGGTGCCCAAGGCATCGCCGCGATTCGGGGGTTGTGGGGGTGA
- a CDS encoding prepilin peptidase — protein sequence MTVIEYLSAQPLFFIAIITILGATVGSFLNVVIYRLPLILERQWQEQCAELQHPDGKLTPAVSEPFNLAVPRSRCPQCGHQIRAIENIPIISYLLLRGRCAKCKVHISIRYPIIEAVTAVLSGFVAWHFGVGWEAACALVLTWSLIPLTMIDFDHQLLPDVITLPFLWVGLAASLFSVFTYPGAAIIGALAGYLSLWSIYWAFKLLTGKEGMGYGDFKLLAMLGAWLGWQALPVVILLSAFVGAVVGISLILFLGRDRQLPIPYGPYLAAAGWITMIWGNDLTRLYLKMAGLNS from the coding sequence ATGACCGTAATCGAATACCTCAGCGCCCAGCCGCTGTTTTTCATTGCCATTATCACCATCCTCGGCGCCACTGTCGGCAGCTTCCTCAATGTCGTGATCTATCGCCTACCGCTGATACTGGAGCGGCAATGGCAGGAACAATGCGCCGAGTTACAACATCCGGATGGCAAGTTAACCCCTGCCGTTTCAGAACCCTTCAATCTTGCGGTGCCGCGCTCACGTTGTCCGCAATGCGGCCATCAAATCCGCGCTATCGAAAACATTCCAATCATCAGCTATCTCTTGCTGCGCGGCCGTTGCGCAAAGTGCAAGGTACATATCTCGATTCGTTACCCTATCATCGAGGCGGTAACGGCAGTGTTATCCGGCTTTGTCGCCTGGCATTTCGGTGTTGGCTGGGAAGCCGCCTGTGCCTTGGTTCTCACCTGGTCTTTGATTCCGCTGACCATGATCGATTTTGATCATCAGCTATTACCCGACGTCATTACCCTTCCCTTTCTCTGGGTGGGACTCGCCGCCAGCCTGTTCAGCGTCTTCACCTATCCCGGCGCAGCGATCATCGGTGCGCTGGCCGGTTATCTGAGCTTGTGGAGCATTTATTGGGCCTTCAAGCTACTCACCGGCAAGGAGGGCATGGGCTATGGCGACTTTAAACTGCTGGCGATGCTCGGCGCCTGGCTCGGCTGGCAGGCGTTGCCGGTGGTGATTCTGCTTTCGGCCTTTGTCGGCGCCGTGGTAGGCATCAGCTTGATTCTGTTCCTCGGCCGCGACCGCCAGTTGCCGATCCCTTATGGCCCTTACCTCGCTGCCGCGGGCTGGATCACCATGATCTGGGGCAATGATTTGACGCGGTTGTATTTGAAGATGGCGGGGTTGAATTCGTAG
- a CDS encoding sigma-54-dependent Fis family transcriptional regulator, translated as MSDRYLVLLIDDEPDILELLTLTLARMEIDADTAADIQQARQRLSEKKYDLCLTDMRLPDGNGIELVEHIQQHYPELPVAMITAHGNMDAAVAALKAGAFDFVSKPVDLAILRKLVNAALKLSPRDKKSESTPREILLGDSEAIKTIRSKILKLARSQAPVYISGESGSGKELVARLIHDKGPRADKAFVPVNCGAIPEQLMESEFFGHKKGSFTGANTDKPGLFQAADGGTLFLDEVADLPLHMQVKLLRAIQEKAVRPVGAAQEIPVDVRILSATHKDLAKLVAQNQFRQDLYYRINVIELHVPSLRERREDIPLLAEHLLTKIAATMGTDKPKLSTDAETALHHHAFPGNVRELENILERAATLCEHNVIQAADLHLPAISAETSTQPATLDIDQQLADQEKNSIMRALEQTRFNKTAAAKLLGITFRQLRYRLKKLGLE; from the coding sequence GTGAGTGATCGTTACCTCGTCCTGTTAATTGACGATGAGCCCGACATCCTGGAGCTACTCACGCTCACGCTGGCGCGCATGGAGATTGACGCCGATACTGCCGCCGATATACAGCAGGCCCGTCAACGATTATCCGAAAAAAAATATGATCTCTGCCTCACCGATATGCGCCTGCCAGACGGCAATGGCATCGAATTGGTTGAACACATACAACAACACTATCCAGAATTACCCGTGGCGATGATCACCGCGCATGGCAACATGGATGCCGCCGTTGCCGCACTCAAAGCCGGCGCCTTTGATTTTGTGTCCAAACCCGTCGATCTGGCCATACTGCGCAAATTGGTCAACGCCGCACTCAAACTTTCACCGCGCGATAAAAAATCCGAGAGCACGCCACGCGAAATCCTGCTCGGCGACTCCGAGGCCATCAAAACCATCCGCAGCAAGATACTCAAACTCGCGCGCAGCCAGGCACCAGTGTATATCAGCGGCGAATCCGGCAGTGGCAAAGAATTGGTCGCACGATTAATTCACGACAAAGGCCCACGCGCCGACAAAGCCTTCGTCCCCGTCAATTGCGGCGCGATCCCCGAACAATTAATGGAAAGCGAATTCTTCGGTCACAAGAAAGGATCGTTCACCGGCGCCAATACCGACAAGCCCGGCCTGTTTCAAGCGGCCGATGGCGGAACCTTGTTTTTAGATGAAGTCGCCGACCTGCCGCTGCATATGCAAGTCAAACTCTTGCGCGCGATCCAGGAAAAGGCCGTGCGTCCCGTCGGCGCCGCACAAGAAATACCCGTCGATGTGCGTATCCTCAGCGCCACCCACAAAGACCTCGCCAAGCTGGTGGCACAAAACCAGTTCCGGCAAGATCTGTATTACCGCATCAATGTCATCGAACTGCACGTACCCAGCCTGCGCGAACGGCGCGAAGATATTCCGCTGCTGGCGGAACACCTGCTCACCAAAATCGCCGCCACCATGGGCACAGACAAACCCAAGCTTTCGACCGATGCCGAAACCGCGCTTCACCATCATGCCTTCCCCGGTAACGTCCGCGAGCTGGAAAACATCCTCGAACGCGCCGCCACGCTGTGTGAGCACAATGTGATCCAGGCTGCCGATCTGCACCTGCCAGCAATCTCTGCCGAAACCAGCACCCAACCCGCCACACTGGATATTGACCAACAACTTGCCGACCAGGAAAAAAACAGCATCATGCGTGCCCTGGAACAAACCCGGTTTAACAAAACGGCTGCTGCCAAGTTGCTGGGGATTACTTTTCGGCAGTTGCGGTATCGGTTGAAAAAATTGGGGTTGGAGTAG
- the yacG gene encoding DNA gyrase inhibitor YacG: MSGPKVVSCPTCGKPVVWQVESRWRPFCCERCRLIDLGEWASESRRIPVEDARADFESDQDTPP; the protein is encoded by the coding sequence ATGAGCGGTCCCAAAGTGGTGTCCTGCCCCACCTGCGGCAAACCCGTGGTCTGGCAGGTGGAATCCCGTTGGCGTCCTTTCTGTTGTGAGCGCTGCCGTTTGATTGATCTGGGCGAATGGGCGAGTGAATCGCGAAGAATCCCCGTGGAGGATGCGAGGGCAGATTTTGAATCCGATCAGGATACACCCCCGTAG
- a CDS encoding dephospho-CoA kinase, which translates to MFIVGLTGGIGSGKSTVARFFAEMGVPVIDADIIAREVVEPGQAALDEIITAFGPEMLDPDGRLDRTRLRREVFATPAKRQVLEAILHPRIRAEMEKRAADLNAPYCIFVIPLLVETGQRSHLDRVLVVDTRPEQQRQRVRERDALSDAEIDAILAVQTSRKDRLAVADDVITNNNDLNHLKTQVFDLNLRYIALAGQKKD; encoded by the coding sequence ATGTTCATCGTTGGCCTTACCGGCGGTATTGGCAGTGGCAAGTCCACTGTGGCCCGTTTTTTTGCCGAAATGGGGGTGCCGGTGATCGATGCCGACATCATTGCCCGCGAAGTGGTCGAGCCGGGCCAGGCGGCGCTGGACGAAATCATCACCGCCTTCGGCCCGGAAATGCTGGACCCCGATGGTCGCCTTGACCGCACCCGGCTCCGGCGCGAGGTATTCGCCACCCCTGCCAAACGCCAGGTGCTGGAAGCCATTCTCCACCCGCGCATCCGCGCCGAGATGGAAAAACGCGCTGCCGATCTCAACGCCCCCTACTGTATTTTCGTCATCCCCTTACTGGTTGAAACCGGCCAGCGCAGCCATCTGGATCGGGTATTGGTGGTGGACACAAGACCGGAACAACAGCGGCAACGGGTGCGGGAACGCGATGCGTTAAGTGACGCCGAAATCGACGCCATTCTTGCAGTGCAAACCTCGCGCAAAGATCGTCTGGCAGTGGCCGATGATGTGATCACTAATAATAACGACCTTAATCACTTGAAAACTCAAGTTTTTGACCTTAATCTCCGTTATATTGCCTTAGCAGGGCAGAAAAAAGATTAA
- a CDS encoding BrnT family toxin, translating into MKIDFDPAKSEKNTRERGLPFDLAEDFEWDSALVVQDTRNPYPESRFQAIGFIDEERLHVLIFTLTPGGIRVISLRKANAEVNRYEKAQETQS; encoded by the coding sequence ATGAAAATCGACTTCGACCCCGCCAAATCTGAAAAGAACACCCGTGAGCGCGGGTTGCCCTTCGACTTAGCGGAGGATTTTGAGTGGGATAGTGCTCTTGTTGTGCAAGATACCCGCAACCCCTATCCAGAATCCCGGTTCCAAGCCATCGGCTTCATTGATGAAGAACGGCTTCATGTCTTGATTTTCACTTTGACCCCCGGAGGCATCCGGGTTATCAGCCTGCGCAAGGCCAATGCAGAGGTAAACCGCTATGAAAAAGCCCAAGAAACCCAATCCTGA
- the zapD gene encoding cell division protein ZapD — protein MNRYSATATKYNSEAQTTSALKGRQATVRDQIVFEQPLNERIRTFLRLEFLFEQCRAFTFRDSVWDSRASMNALFDLSNAFSRADIKTELLKELERQTNFLEKLAENPKVDRTVLDQLLSEMDVLIDRLHSLPVQSLDIRSNEFLNSVKQRSAISGGCCDFDLPSYHFWLSQPTERRAADMSRWLEPFEPIRESVNILLRLIRESGHTSDEVAESGFFQKNLDQTSICQLIRVTVASSYPYFAEISGSKHRFTVRFLRHGGAERPTQAEENVPFKLTCCML, from the coding sequence GTGAACAGATACTCCGCCACTGCAACAAAATATAACTCCGAAGCACAGACGACTTCGGCATTAAAGGGACGACAAGCGACGGTGCGCGACCAGATCGTGTTCGAACAACCGCTGAATGAACGGATACGGACATTTCTCCGGCTGGAGTTTCTGTTCGAACAATGCCGCGCCTTTACCTTCCGCGATTCCGTGTGGGACAGCCGGGCGTCGATGAATGCCCTGTTTGACCTGAGCAATGCCTTCAGCCGCGCCGATATCAAAACTGAACTCCTGAAAGAGCTGGAGCGTCAGACCAATTTCCTTGAAAAGCTGGCAGAGAATCCAAAGGTTGACCGGACCGTCCTGGATCAGCTGCTGAGCGAAATGGATGTCTTGATCGACCGCCTCCATTCCCTGCCAGTGCAATCGCTCGACATTCGTTCCAATGAATTTTTGAATAGCGTCAAACAGCGCAGCGCCATCTCGGGTGGTTGCTGTGATTTCGATTTGCCGTCCTACCATTTCTGGTTGTCTCAGCCCACCGAGCGTCGTGCTGCCGACATGAGCCGCTGGCTGGAACCTTTCGAACCGATTCGCGAGTCTGTCAACATCCTGTTACGCCTGATCCGTGAAAGTGGCCATACCAGCGATGAAGTCGCCGAGAGCGGTTTCTTCCAGAAGAATCTCGATCAAACCAGCATTTGCCAGTTGATCCGGGTCACCGTCGCCAGCAGTTATCCTTATTTTGCCGAAATCAGTGGTAGCAAACATCGCTTCACCGTACGTTTCTTGCGTCACGGCGGCGCTGAACGTCCCACCCAAGCCGAAGAAAACGTTCCCTTCAAACTAACCTGCTGCATGTTATGA
- a CDS encoding ComF family protein produces MVDKWLKNTHEWLLPPTCVLCHGPGAAGRDLCPGCEADLPYLKTACQHCAMPLPVAGTCGACQQDPPPFATTRALFHYREPVDHLIQRLKFNRKLYVARLLGDLLAQQLAGVWPRPDAIIPVPLHPLRLRQRGFNQALELARPVAEALSVPLLAQACRRERDTPAQSGLDAVARHRNLKGAFKVDPALDTRHVALVDDVMTTGSTVAVLAQALRRAGVARIDVWVVARAD; encoded by the coding sequence ATGGTTGACAAGTGGTTAAAAAATACCCACGAGTGGTTATTGCCCCCTACCTGTGTGCTATGTCATGGGCCGGGGGCAGCGGGGCGCGATTTGTGTCCGGGCTGCGAGGCCGATCTGCCCTATCTGAAAACGGCCTGTCAGCACTGTGCGATGCCATTGCCGGTGGCAGGGACCTGTGGTGCCTGTCAGCAAGACCCGCCGCCATTCGCGACCACGCGGGCCTTGTTTCATTACCGCGAGCCGGTGGACCACTTGATCCAGCGGCTCAAATTTAACCGTAAGCTCTATGTGGCTCGTTTACTCGGTGATTTATTGGCGCAGCAGCTTGCCGGAGTCTGGCCGCGCCCGGACGCAATTATCCCGGTGCCACTGCATCCACTACGCCTGCGCCAGCGCGGCTTCAACCAGGCCCTGGAGCTGGCCCGGCCAGTGGCAGAGGCTTTGAGTGTTCCGCTGTTGGCCCAGGCCTGCCGCCGTGAACGTGATACCCCCGCTCAATCCGGCCTGGATGCCGTGGCTCGGCACCGCAACCTAAAGGGAGCCTTTAAGGTGGATCCTGCATTGGACACGCGGCACGTCGCCCTGGTTGATGATGTGATGACCACCGGTAGCACAGTTGCTGTTCTAGCTCAGGCGCTACGCCGCGCGGGGGTAGCGCGGATCGATGTCTGGGTGGTGGCTCGAGCCGACTAA
- a CDS encoding BrnA antitoxin family protein codes for MKKPKKPNPELINDETPELDAEWFAKAKPAAEVLPPELLTVLPKRLPGQRGAQKTPRKVPVNVRLSSEVIKYFRATGPGWQRRMDEALKEWVDEHRH; via the coding sequence ATGAAAAAGCCCAAGAAACCCAATCCTGAACTGATTAATGATGAAACCCCGGAACTAGACGCTGAATGGTTTGCCAAGGCCAAACCCGCTGCTGAAGTGTTACCACCGGAATTGTTGACAGTGCTGCCCAAGCGCCTCCCTGGACAGCGTGGCGCACAGAAAACACCGCGTAAGGTACCTGTCAATGTGCGGTTATCGTCCGAAGTGATTAAATATTTCCGAGCCACTGGCCCCGGGTGGCAGCGGCGCATGGATGAGGCACTCAAGGAATGGGTAGATGAACATCGGCATTAA
- a CDS encoding pyridoxamine 5'-phosphate oxidase family protein produces the protein MKPADDGRLAHLIRNQRWAALGTMEDAKPYVAWVAYAVDADFSEFWLLLSKLARHTQNLLEEPDISIAISEPDTGSGDPQQLARLMLQGRVEMIAPEDGRYSEVRDCYLQRFPDAELWFEFGDFSLFRFLPATGRYVEGFASTHRVDRERLKAVGVGFKPAPAG, from the coding sequence ATGAAACCGGCCGATGATGGTCGGCTAGCTCATCTTATCCGCAATCAACGCTGGGCAGCGCTCGGTACGATGGAAGATGCCAAGCCTTATGTCGCCTGGGTGGCCTATGCCGTGGATGCTGATTTCAGCGAGTTCTGGTTATTGTTAAGCAAGCTGGCGCGGCATACGCAAAACCTGCTTGAAGAACCTGATATTTCAATTGCGATCAGCGAGCCTGATACTGGTAGCGGAGATCCGCAGCAATTGGCGCGATTGATGCTGCAAGGGCGGGTGGAAATGATCGCTCCCGAGGATGGGCGTTATTCCGAGGTTCGTGACTGTTATCTCCAGCGCTTCCCTGATGCTGAATTGTGGTTTGAGTTTGGCGATTTTTCGCTGTTCCGGTTTTTGCCGGCCACGGGGCGTTATGTCGAAGGTTTTGCCAGTACGCACCGCGTGGATCGTGAGCGATTAAAAGCTGTAGGGGTGGGTTTTAAACCTGCCCCTGCAGGTTAA
- the pilB gene encoding type IV-A pilus assembly ATPase PilB — MNTVAPPLTGLAQRLVSDGLMAREAAEQAYQAAAAEKMPLVRYLVSKKLLDGLTIANAASHEFGVPVFDIDAMDMDMAATSLINEKLIRKHGVIPLMKRGNRLFVAISDPTNFLALDEIKFATGTNTEAVLVEEDKLGKIIEKSLESKTQAMEGLEDSDLDDLDITGGDEVPADDTSEKDVDDAPVVRFINKILLDAINKGASDIHFEPYEKIYRVRFRQDGMLHEVTNPPVSLAPKLSARIKVMARLDISEKRVPQDGRIKLKITKDRAIDFRVNTCPTLFGEKIVMRILDPSSAKLGIDALGYEPEQKQLYIDALNKPYGMILVTGPTGSGKTVSLYTGLNILNTVDRNISTAEDPAEINLPGVNQVNVNPKVGLTFAAALKAFLRQDPDVIMVGEIRDLETAEIAIKAAQTGHMVLSTLHTNDAPQTLSRLLNMGVAPFNIASAVNLIIAQRLARKLCSHCKAVADIPPAALLEEGFSEADVETGLTIYKPVGCDQCTEGYKGRVGIYQVLPFSEEMGRLIMAGGNAIQVADQAEKEGVPDLKKSGLLKVKNGLTSLEEIHRVITD, encoded by the coding sequence ATGAATACTGTTGCCCCACCTCTGACTGGCCTAGCCCAACGCTTGGTCAGCGATGGTCTGATGGCGCGCGAGGCCGCCGAACAGGCCTATCAAGCTGCTGCCGCAGAAAAAATGCCGCTGGTGCGTTATCTGGTGAGCAAAAAACTGCTGGATGGCTTGACCATTGCCAACGCAGCCTCGCATGAATTCGGGGTACCGGTGTTCGACATCGACGCCATGGACATGGACATGGCGGCAACCTCCCTGATTAACGAAAAGCTGATCCGCAAACACGGGGTCATACCCTTAATGAAACGCGGCAATCGCCTCTTCGTCGCCATCTCCGACCCCACTAATTTTCTGGCGCTGGATGAAATAAAATTTGCCACCGGCACCAATACCGAAGCAGTCCTGGTAGAGGAAGACAAGCTCGGCAAAATTATCGAAAAGTCACTCGAATCAAAAACCCAGGCCATGGAGGGGCTGGAAGACAGCGACCTTGATGATCTCGACATTACCGGTGGTGATGAAGTCCCGGCTGACGACACCAGCGAAAAAGATGTCGACGATGCCCCCGTCGTGCGTTTCATCAATAAAATATTGTTGGATGCGATTAACAAAGGCGCCTCGGATATTCACTTCGAGCCTTATGAGAAAATATATCGCGTCCGCTTCCGCCAGGATGGCATGCTGCATGAAGTCACCAATCCACCAGTATCGCTGGCGCCAAAACTCTCCGCCCGCATCAAGGTCATGGCGCGGCTGGATATCTCGGAAAAACGTGTGCCACAGGACGGCCGCATCAAGCTCAAAATCACCAAGGATCGTGCTATCGATTTCCGTGTGAATACCTGTCCGACCTTGTTTGGTGAAAAAATAGTCATGCGTATTCTTGACCCGAGCAGTGCCAAGCTCGGGATTGATGCGCTGGGTTATGAACCGGAACAAAAACAGCTTTATATTGATGCCTTGAATAAACCCTATGGCATGATCCTGGTCACTGGACCGACGGGTAGCGGTAAAACGGTTTCTCTGTATACAGGTTTGAATATTCTCAACACCGTAGATCGTAATATCTCCACCGCTGAAGACCCGGCGGAAATTAACCTGCCCGGCGTGAATCAGGTCAATGTCAATCCCAAGGTCGGCCTCACCTTCGCGGCGGCACTGAAGGCATTTTTGCGCCAGGACCCGGACGTGATCATGGTCGGGGAAATTCGTGACCTGGAAACCGCCGAGATTGCGATCAAGGCCGCGCAGACCGGCCACATGGTGCTTTCGACCCTGCATACCAACGATGCGCCACAAACGTTATCACGCTTGTTGAATATGGGCGTGGCGCCGTTCAACATCGCTTCGGCAGTGAACCTGATCATTGCCCAACGCCTGGCACGAAAATTGTGTTCTCATTGCAAAGCAGTGGCCGATATCCCACCCGCAGCGTTACTGGAAGAAGGTTTTAGCGAGGCCGACGTTGAGACAGGACTCACCATTTATAAACCGGTCGGCTGCGACCAATGCACCGAAGGGTACAAGGGACGTGTCGGTATTTATCAGGTACTACCGTTCTCCGAAGAAATGGGTAGACTGATCATGGCCGGTGGCAACGCCATCCAGGTCGCCGACCAGGCCGAGAAAGAAGGGGTACCTGACCTCAAAAAATCTGGCCTACTGAAAGTGAAAAACGGTTTGACCAGCCTCGAAGAAATTCATCGCGTAATCACGGATTAA
- a CDS encoding prepilin-type N-terminal cleavage/methylation domain-containing protein — protein sequence MKKQQGFTLIELMIVVAIIGILAAVAIPAYQTYTKKAKFSEVVMAVTPYKTAFEVAAQQGNFDVSTITGADTGSNGIPAAAGASGVVTSVAMVDGVITATGTPAVDSVTFTLTPNGIVPPIQWTKGGTCVAAGLC from the coding sequence ATGAAGAAGCAACAAGGTTTTACCCTGATTGAATTGATGATTGTGGTCGCGATCATTGGTATTTTGGCGGCTGTGGCGATTCCTGCATACCAGACCTATACCAAGAAGGCCAAGTTCTCGGAAGTGGTGATGGCGGTCACCCCCTATAAGACTGCTTTTGAAGTTGCTGCGCAACAAGGCAATTTCGATGTAAGTACCATTACAGGTGCTGATACCGGCTCAAATGGTATTCCTGCGGCTGCTGGTGCAAGTGGTGTCGTCACCTCCGTAGCCATGGTGGATGGTGTCATCACTGCTACCGGAACGCCAGCCGTAGACAGCGTCACCTTCACACTAACGCCTAACGGAATTGTGCCGCCGATTCAATGGACCAAAGGCGGTACCTGCGTAGCTGCGGGTCTTTGCTAA